One part of the Microlunatus elymi genome encodes these proteins:
- a CDS encoding chorismate mutase, producing the protein MDAALVHLLAERFKITQRVGELKAEHGLPPADPAREAEQIARLRALAADSHLDPEFAEKFLGFIVAEVVRHHEALAKKS; encoded by the coding sequence ATGGACGCGGCGCTGGTGCATCTGCTCGCCGAGCGGTTCAAGATCACCCAGCGGGTGGGCGAGTTGAAGGCCGAACACGGGCTGCCACCGGCCGATCCGGCCCGGGAGGCGGAGCAGATCGCCCGACTGCGCGCGCTGGCCGCCGACTCTCACCTGGACCCGGAGTTCGCCGAGAAGTTCCTCGGCTTCATCGTCGCCGAGGTCGTACGCCATCACGAGGCGCTGGCCAAGAAGTCCTGA
- a CDS encoding FAD-binding dehydrogenase, whose protein sequence is MDADVIVIGAGLSGLVATSELAAAGRSVLLLDSEPVQSLGGQAHWSFGGLFLVDTPEQRHMRVHDSAEIALADWLGSAGFDRDCDYWPRRWAEAYVNFSAGELRSWLHGLGVRWFPVVQWAERGGWMAPGHGNSVPRFHIVWGTGPGLVGPFADQVQHSDRVRILNRHKVSGLIIDDDGVRVEGTILSPSSVPRGVRSDGDGVGGFSLTAQAVIISSGGIGANLDLVRQNWPGAWGKAPENMIIGVPDFVDGSMLQVAEDAGGRVINRDRMWHYPEGILNHTPLWTGHGIRILAGPSSLWLDARGERLPAPYFPGFDSLGALRQITSRGDTYSWFVLDAETIGKEFALSGSEQNADLTGKDLKQLSTRVRPGPTPEVRAFLDRGPDFIRAGDVGELATRMNALAGNDAISAEQLRKLIEARDLQVRSGLGKDPQVTATAAARRYLGDRLIRVATPHPYLDPHRPGSGLAGPGGPLIAVRLHVLTRKTLGGLETDLEGRVLTAGGDPLPGVYAAGEVSGFGGGGMHGYRSLEGTFLGGCLHSGRIAGRAAARAVG, encoded by the coding sequence ATGGATGCCGATGTCATCGTGATCGGGGCCGGTCTGTCCGGGCTCGTCGCCACCTCCGAACTCGCTGCTGCCGGTCGTTCGGTTCTGCTGCTGGACAGCGAACCGGTCCAATCGCTCGGCGGGCAGGCGCACTGGTCGTTCGGTGGCCTGTTCCTGGTCGACACACCGGAGCAGCGGCACATGCGGGTGCACGACTCGGCCGAGATCGCGCTGGCCGACTGGCTCGGCTCGGCCGGCTTCGACCGGGACTGCGACTACTGGCCGCGGCGCTGGGCGGAGGCGTACGTCAACTTCTCCGCCGGCGAGTTGCGCAGTTGGTTGCACGGCCTGGGTGTGCGCTGGTTTCCGGTGGTGCAGTGGGCCGAACGCGGCGGCTGGATGGCCCCCGGACACGGCAACTCGGTGCCGCGATTCCACATCGTCTGGGGCACCGGGCCGGGCTTGGTCGGCCCGTTCGCCGATCAGGTGCAGCACAGTGATCGGGTCCGGATTCTCAACCGGCACAAGGTTTCCGGGCTGATCATCGACGACGACGGCGTACGCGTGGAGGGCACCATCCTGTCCCCCAGTTCGGTGCCGCGGGGTGTCCGGAGCGACGGCGACGGGGTCGGCGGATTCTCGCTGACGGCGCAGGCGGTGATCATCAGCAGCGGCGGCATCGGCGCCAACCTCGACCTGGTCCGACAGAACTGGCCCGGAGCCTGGGGCAAGGCACCGGAGAACATGATCATCGGCGTACCCGACTTCGTCGACGGTTCGATGCTGCAGGTCGCCGAAGACGCCGGCGGCCGGGTGATCAACCGGGACCGGATGTGGCACTATCCCGAGGGCATCCTCAACCACACACCGCTGTGGACCGGCCACGGCATCCGGATCCTGGCCGGGCCGTCGTCGCTGTGGCTGGACGCGCGCGGCGAGCGACTGCCGGCGCCGTACTTCCCCGGGTTCGACTCGCTCGGCGCACTGCGTCAGATCACCTCGCGGGGTGACACGTACTCCTGGTTCGTGCTGGATGCGGAGACCATCGGCAAGGAGTTCGCTCTCTCCGGTTCGGAGCAGAACGCCGATCTGACCGGCAAGGATCTCAAGCAGCTGTCGACCCGGGTGCGGCCCGGCCCGACGCCGGAGGTTCGGGCCTTCCTCGACCGTGGCCCGGACTTCATCCGGGCCGGCGACGTCGGCGAACTCGCGACCCGGATGAACGCGCTGGCAGGCAACGACGCGATCTCGGCCGAGCAGCTGCGGAAGTTGATCGAGGCCCGTGATCTTCAGGTCCGCTCCGGGCTCGGCAAGGACCCGCAGGTGACGGCGACCGCGGCCGCCCGCCGCTATCTGGGTGATCGGCTGATCCGGGTCGCCACCCCGCACCCGTACCTCGATCCGCATCGGCCCGGGTCGGGCCTGGCCGGTCCGGGCGGTCCGCTGATCGCCGTCCGGCTGCATGTCCTCACCCGCAAGACGCTCGGCGGATTGGAGACCGATCTGGAGGGACGGGTGCTGACCGCCGGTGGCGATCCGCTGCCCGGCGTGTACGCGGCCGGTGAGGTGTCCGGATTCGGCGGCGGTGGGATGCACGGCTACCGCTCGCTGGAAGGAACCTTCCTGGGCGGCTGCCTGCATTCCGGCCGGATCGCCGGCCGAGCGGCTGCTCGCGCCGTCGGCTGA
- a CDS encoding helix-turn-helix transcriptional regulator encodes MVTDLVSERPRPTHALIGRDGEVHRLSHAIGLGDVGGTGGPFEPPPRLGAAAYLAPRAVRHAIVAGEAGIGKTRLLSAIGELVQESGRRLTVGHCLDFGDASLPYLPFTEIFGRLQAESPVEMAAVAGRHRAIHRLLPAERRAADDEVTDSGPVARTELFDAVARTFDGLAGERGLVIMIEDLHWSDPSSRDLLTYLLARRFSHPVSLLVSYRSDELVRSHPLRAALANWSRLEQVDRIDLPPLSDDDVARLVSGLRPDLHGSDIRAVITRAEGNAFFAEELAAAADVRGMLPADLAGLLLLRLDVLSEEARQVVRVASVAGHRVSHELLSAVVDLPATELDLAIRGAVEGQVLVGRRDGYAFRHALLAEAVYDDLLPGERVRLHARYVQALRAPGRAPMAAELARHARASHDIDTAIRASIEAGDEALRVGGPDDALGHYRHALQFAEQHPIPDRDDQTAALVELTIKAAEAAETAGHQEQAIKLLRDRLERGSPNPPDINPPGTNQTGSKPGGARLTGLNRARLLQALAAALQYTDYDLDDRTLLSEALDLIGPDDDPILYARLWATRALSFAGRTRYEEAMESAQRAAELGRRLGLQRMVAEQTILLAKIKQRLGDPESSIRETERVLAQARSEGDGATELRAIDQLGAIRFEQGRLADALANYEQAMVKARQNGRQWAPYGLDAIVMAAQTAYSVGEWDRALELAAEGEQVPGLARANLDINVLAVRAGRGQVEGLELLPRLRRWWDYDSMVAINSSYGVGLYAFAGDFAAAIALHDDVVAAMAAVNGTHFIGRLRLSGELLDTLTQALDASRRHRERSIPPDTLARLADHALIAGREALTDFRRRRSPGPEADAWLARAEAEYLRFTDRLARIGGGRADGVDGARLDGAGADVEGADERRAEQVAAWERAVAGFTTYPHVFERARSQARLAAVLQSTPVGPSAAADGQARARELIAEATATATRLGAVPLLRELAGLTAGPRPADDHNPLTGREREVLDLVADGLSNRDIGKRLVISTKTASVHVSNIMAKLGAESRTEAVAIARRSGLMP; translated from the coding sequence GTGGTAACCGATCTGGTCAGCGAGCGTCCCCGGCCGACCCATGCCCTGATCGGTCGCGACGGTGAGGTGCACCGCCTGAGCCACGCGATCGGCCTCGGAGACGTCGGCGGGACCGGCGGCCCGTTCGAGCCGCCGCCACGGCTCGGCGCGGCGGCGTACTTGGCGCCGCGAGCGGTCCGGCACGCGATCGTCGCCGGCGAGGCCGGCATCGGCAAGACCCGACTGTTGTCGGCGATCGGTGAGCTGGTTCAGGAGTCGGGTCGCCGGCTGACGGTCGGGCACTGCCTGGACTTCGGCGACGCATCCCTTCCCTACCTGCCGTTCACAGAGATCTTCGGCCGGCTGCAGGCCGAGTCGCCGGTGGAGATGGCTGCGGTCGCCGGCCGGCACCGGGCGATCCATCGACTGCTGCCGGCCGAGCGGCGGGCGGCCGATGACGAGGTCACCGACAGTGGTCCGGTGGCCCGGACCGAGTTGTTCGACGCGGTGGCCCGGACCTTCGACGGTCTGGCCGGTGAGCGCGGCCTGGTGATCATGATCGAGGATCTGCACTGGTCCGATCCCTCCAGCCGGGATCTGCTCACCTATCTGCTGGCCCGGCGGTTCAGCCATCCGGTCTCGTTGCTGGTCTCCTACCGCAGTGACGAGTTGGTTCGCAGCCATCCGTTGCGTGCCGCGCTGGCCAACTGGTCACGGCTGGAGCAGGTCGACCGGATCGATCTGCCGCCGTTGTCCGACGACGACGTCGCCCGGCTCGTTTCCGGGCTGCGCCCCGATCTGCACGGCTCCGACATCCGGGCGGTGATCACCCGGGCCGAGGGAAACGCGTTCTTCGCCGAGGAGTTGGCGGCCGCCGCCGACGTCCGCGGGATGCTGCCGGCCGATCTGGCCGGGCTGCTGCTGTTGCGGCTGGACGTGTTGTCCGAGGAGGCACGGCAGGTCGTCCGGGTCGCTTCGGTCGCCGGTCACCGAGTCAGTCACGAACTGCTGTCCGCCGTCGTCGACCTGCCGGCGACCGAGCTGGACCTGGCGATTCGCGGAGCCGTGGAGGGTCAGGTGCTGGTCGGCCGCCGGGACGGGTACGCGTTTCGGCACGCGCTGCTCGCCGAGGCGGTGTACGACGACCTGCTGCCGGGTGAGCGGGTCCGGCTGCATGCCCGCTACGTCCAGGCGTTGCGGGCGCCGGGTCGTGCTCCGATGGCAGCCGAATTGGCCCGGCACGCTCGCGCCAGCCACGACATCGACACCGCGATCCGGGCCAGCATCGAGGCCGGCGACGAGGCACTGCGGGTGGGTGGTCCGGACGACGCGCTGGGGCACTACCGGCATGCGCTCCAATTCGCCGAGCAACATCCGATCCCGGACAGGGACGACCAGACTGCGGCGCTGGTCGAGCTGACCATCAAGGCGGCCGAGGCGGCGGAGACGGCCGGCCATCAGGAGCAGGCCATCAAACTGCTCCGGGACCGGCTCGAACGCGGTTCGCCCAATCCGCCCGACATCAATCCACCCGGGACCAACCAGACCGGCTCCAAACCGGGCGGTGCCCGGCTGACCGGGCTCAACCGGGCCCGGCTGCTCCAGGCGCTGGCCGCCGCGTTGCAGTACACCGACTACGACCTCGACGATCGGACCTTGTTGTCCGAGGCCCTGGACCTGATCGGCCCCGACGACGACCCGATCCTCTACGCCCGGCTGTGGGCCACCCGTGCCCTCTCCTTCGCCGGCCGGACGCGCTACGAGGAGGCGATGGAGTCCGCGCAACGGGCCGCCGAGCTGGGCCGTCGGCTCGGGCTGCAGCGGATGGTCGCCGAACAGACCATCCTGCTGGCCAAGATCAAACAGCGACTCGGTGATCCCGAGTCGTCGATCCGGGAGACCGAGCGGGTGCTGGCCCAGGCTCGGTCGGAAGGAGACGGAGCGACCGAGCTCCGCGCCATCGACCAACTGGGCGCGATCCGATTCGAGCAGGGCCGGCTGGCCGATGCCCTGGCGAATTACGAACAAGCCATGGTGAAGGCTCGGCAGAACGGCCGCCAGTGGGCGCCGTACGGGTTGGACGCGATCGTGATGGCGGCTCAGACCGCCTATTCGGTGGGTGAATGGGATCGGGCGCTGGAGCTTGCTGCCGAGGGTGAGCAGGTGCCGGGATTGGCCCGGGCGAATCTCGACATCAACGTGCTCGCGGTCCGCGCCGGCCGCGGCCAGGTCGAGGGTCTCGAACTGCTGCCGAGGCTGCGCCGCTGGTGGGACTACGACAGCATGGTCGCGATCAACTCCAGTTACGGCGTCGGGTTGTACGCGTTCGCCGGAGACTTCGCGGCCGCTATCGCGTTGCACGACGACGTGGTGGCCGCGATGGCGGCGGTGAACGGCACCCACTTCATCGGTCGGCTGCGGTTGTCCGGTGAACTGCTGGACACCCTGACCCAGGCGCTCGATGCGTCGCGACGCCACCGTGAACGCTCGATCCCGCCGGACACTCTCGCCCGGCTGGCCGACCATGCCCTGATCGCGGGCCGTGAGGCGCTGACCGATTTCCGCCGTCGACGCTCACCGGGACCCGAGGCCGACGCCTGGCTGGCCCGGGCCGAGGCGGAGTACCTCCGCTTCACCGACCGTCTCGCCCGGATCGGCGGTGGACGGGCGGACGGCGTCGATGGTGCCAGGCTCGATGGTGCCGGCGCCGACGTTGAGGGCGCCGACGAGCGTCGCGCGGAGCAGGTGGCGGCCTGGGAACGCGCGGTTGCCGGATTCACCACGTACCCGCATGTCTTCGAGCGGGCGCGCTCGCAGGCCCGACTGGCCGCCGTACTGCAGTCGACTCCGGTCGGGCCCTCGGCTGCAGCCGACGGCCAGGCCCGGGCCCGGGAGTTGATCGCCGAGGCGACCGCCACCGCGACCAGGCTCGGTGCCGTTCCGCTGCTGCGGGAGTTGGCCGGCCTGACCGCCGGGCCGCGGCCGGCCGACGATCACAACCCGCTGACCGGACGAGAGCGTGAGGTGCTCGATCTGGTCGCGGACGGGTTGAGCAACCGGGACATCGGGAAGCGGCTGGTGATCAGCACCAAGACCGCCAGCGTTCACGTGTCGAACATCATGGCCAAGCTCGGCGCCGAGAGTCGTACCGAGGCGGTCGCGATCGCCCGACGGAGCGGGCTGATGCCGTGA
- the guaA gene encoding glutamine-hydrolyzing GMP synthase, with the protein MSDSEYGSAEHAVSAAGYTPADDHDLVIVIDYGAQYAQLIARRVREARVFSEIMPHTAPVDQILARKPKAIILSGGPASVYAEGAPQVDAAMFTGGVPVFGICYGFQAMANALGGEVAHTGGSEFGRTVLQVSDHGRLLAELPDRMSVWMSHGDSVVAAPKGFIALAGTDGAPVAAFENLDQQLAGVQWHPEVLHSESGQQVLERFLFDVAGCSPTWTAANIVEEQVAAIRELVGNKHVICGLSGGVDSAVAGALVQRAIGDQLTCVFVDHGLLRKGEAEQVEQDFVAATGVELKVVDASKQFLDALAGVTDPERKRKIIGAEFITSFEQAAREIVLAKSGGSGSADESVEFLVQGTLYPDVVESGGGEGAANIKSHHNVGGLPDDLQFKLIEPLRTLFKDEVRAVGEQLGLPRGMVWRHPFPGPGLAIRIVGAVDHERLAILREADAIVRAEVTAAGLDDEIWQFPVVLLADVRSVGVQGDGRTYGHPIVLRPVSSEDAMTADWSRLPYELLERISSKITNGVREVNRVVLDLTSKPPATIEWE; encoded by the coding sequence ATGAGCGACTCCGAGTACGGCAGCGCCGAGCATGCGGTGTCGGCCGCCGGCTACACCCCGGCCGATGATCACGATCTGGTGATCGTGATCGACTACGGCGCCCAGTACGCGCAGTTGATCGCCCGCCGGGTGCGCGAGGCGCGGGTGTTCAGCGAGATCATGCCGCACACTGCGCCGGTGGATCAGATCCTGGCGCGCAAGCCGAAGGCGATCATCCTGTCCGGCGGTCCGGCCTCGGTGTACGCCGAGGGGGCGCCGCAGGTCGACGCGGCGATGTTCACCGGCGGCGTGCCCGTCTTCGGCATCTGCTACGGCTTCCAGGCCATGGCGAACGCACTCGGCGGCGAAGTCGCGCACACCGGCGGCAGTGAGTTCGGCCGGACCGTACTGCAGGTTTCTGATCATGGTCGGCTGCTGGCCGAGTTGCCCGATCGGATGAGTGTGTGGATGAGTCACGGCGATTCGGTGGTCGCTGCTCCCAAGGGCTTCATCGCCTTGGCTGGCACCGACGGTGCTCCGGTCGCCGCCTTCGAGAACCTTGATCAACAACTGGCCGGGGTGCAGTGGCATCCGGAGGTGCTGCACAGCGAATCCGGCCAGCAGGTGCTGGAACGGTTCCTGTTCGACGTCGCCGGCTGCAGCCCGACCTGGACCGCTGCCAACATCGTCGAGGAGCAGGTCGCCGCGATCCGCGAACTGGTCGGCAACAAGCACGTGATCTGCGGGCTGTCCGGCGGTGTGGACTCCGCCGTCGCCGGCGCCCTGGTGCAGCGGGCGATCGGTGATCAACTCACCTGCGTCTTTGTTGATCATGGTCTGCTGCGCAAAGGTGAAGCAGAGCAGGTGGAGCAGGACTTCGTCGCCGCGACCGGGGTCGAACTCAAGGTCGTTGACGCGAGCAAACAGTTCCTGGACGCGCTGGCCGGGGTCACCGACCCGGAACGCAAGCGCAAGATCATCGGCGCGGAGTTCATCACCAGCTTCGAGCAGGCCGCCCGCGAGATCGTGCTGGCGAAGTCCGGTGGTTCGGGTTCGGCGGACGAGTCGGTCGAGTTCCTGGTCCAGGGCACTCTGTACCCGGACGTGGTCGAGTCCGGTGGCGGTGAGGGAGCGGCCAACATCAAGAGTCACCACAACGTCGGCGGGCTGCCCGACGACCTGCAGTTCAAGCTGATCGAACCGTTGCGCACCCTGTTCAAGGACGAGGTGCGGGCGGTCGGCGAACAGCTCGGACTGCCCCGGGGGATGGTCTGGCGGCATCCGTTCCCCGGCCCCGGGCTGGCGATCCGTATCGTCGGCGCAGTTGATCATGAACGGCTGGCGATATTGCGTGAGGCCGACGCGATCGTCCGGGCCGAGGTGACAGCGGCCGGACTGGACGACGAGATCTGGCAGTTCCCGGTGGTGCTGCTGGCCGACGTCCGCTCGGTCGGTGTGCAGGGCGACGGCCGCACCTACGGCCACCCGATCGTGCTCCGGCCGGTGTCCAGCGAGGACGCGATGACCGCGGACTGGAGCCGACTTCCGTACGAGTTGCTGGAGCGGATCAGTTCCAAGATCACCAACGGCGTACGCGAGGTGAACCGAGTCGTGCTGGACCTGACCAGCAAGCCGCCGGCCACCATCGAATGGGAGTGA
- a CDS encoding PspC domain-containing protein has protein sequence MSYPNYQPRKLQRSRNDRWIGGVCGGLAQYLNMDPTLVRVLVVVLAVVTAAFPVALIYLAMMLLVPEAPPAPPSSIGPRNAPPGAGQYGGNQYGSSQYRWPAPNSRPAEDPVWGAGGAPWQQSTSSTPPPPRQSAEDLFSRAKHPTQPTGGQPDADPTGSDQPEPGESPESKPDSGSAS, from the coding sequence ATGAGTTACCCGAACTACCAACCGCGCAAGCTGCAGCGCAGCCGCAACGATCGCTGGATCGGCGGCGTCTGTGGGGGCCTTGCCCAATACCTCAACATGGACCCGACCCTGGTCCGGGTGCTGGTCGTCGTGCTGGCAGTCGTCACCGCCGCCTTCCCGGTGGCGCTGATCTACCTGGCGATGATGTTGCTGGTGCCCGAGGCGCCGCCCGCTCCGCCGAGCTCGATCGGCCCGCGCAACGCGCCGCCCGGCGCCGGCCAGTACGGTGGCAATCAGTACGGCAGCAGCCAGTACCGCTGGCCGGCCCCCAACTCCCGGCCTGCCGAGGATCCGGTCTGGGGAGCCGGCGGCGCCCCGTGGCAGCAGTCCACGAGCAGCACCCCGCCGCCGCCTCGCCAGTCGGCGGAGGATCTGTTCAGCAGGGCCAAGCACCCGACCCAGCCGACCGGCGGCCAACCCGACGCCGATCCGACCGGATCCGATCAGCCCGAGCCCGGTGAGTCACCCGAGTCCAAGCCGGATTCCGGTTCTGCTTCCTGA